GCCATATATTTCAACCCAGAAAAGAGAAGGTCCCATGCCTTTGCGTccttgtaaataataataataattttttaaaaaaatgtatattatAGCAGGCGGAAGCTATAGCGAGCTCATACCTTTTCAAACTCGAAGCAGTAAACTtatgaaaacataaacaagGACGTGGTTGATCAGATAATTAATGAGCTGGCAAGGTGATCCtttaattatattctatttGATTACAGTGGATTAATCATTATCCATAACACTTCTCTCCCTGTATTATTATAtagagtaatttttatttaggagGTGttcgaaataaataaaaacaataaataaaaagaaataaaattgaaaatttttcaaGAATACTTTGGAAACTAGAGAACAAACATGTTGGTATTATGAATAAAATACGTGGAACTTGGGATGATGTggaaagaataagaaataattCAAGATTCAAGAGTTCTTGGTAGATAAATGTAGTTCCTCTAAGTTCAATAATTGTCGCCAACGCCATTCTAACACTGGTCAAACGCTGCTTTCGTGCAAGGCTGGCGTTTATCAACCAGGACAGGTCAGGAAGGATGATACCTAATGCTGGAAAAATGCCCTTCTGGAAATTTACACTAAAAAATGTTCCATCCTGATCCTGTTCGAGCAATCAATTGTATCCCAGATCGAATGCGACTTCCAGATGCTTGAgctacaagaaataaaaatgatcaaAGACACAAAAGTCTGTAGCAAATTTGACTTCTTTCGAGCGTTGTAATGGCAATTATAATTGTCTGGACAATTGAGGCACTGACCTTTCTTCGAACATCAAACTTCAAACAGCTGTATAGGCCTAACAGTCTTTTGGAGGGAGTTTTCGAAACATCTGTGTCGGCCTAACACTCTTTTCGAGGGAGTTTTTCACTGCATTCTAAAAGTgtatttatctttatatttttttaatatttttgatatattaacattaaaaataaaaaaatattttaatatatgacAAGTATTGGAAGACatgaatttctttctttatttgatgaagacatgaatttctttcttttataaacaACATGGTTTTCttgaataaaaacttaaaataataaaaataaaaattcataagaatttaaaatgttttaaatttaacaacAAGGCCCAATCTAACTGCATATCATCTAACAATCATGACTCCACTTTATTATTtccattttgaaaataaaataaggctctcaaatatatatatatattatgaccTCTAATGCATTACGGgtcgaattattttttttttaagtaaaacaagCTATTCAAATATcgataacatgttttttaaaaaataaaaaatattaatcataaattcaacatataatatatattcaatgatatatttttaaaatatcgtTACGATACATATTGAatgctaatttttaaaaaatattaaaatttatacttGTTAATTTATAAACCGAGTCATGACAAtgtgataactctataaaaagtaaagaacaaatcaaaaaaatattcaagttaatatgggttaacctgtcaaacttgtaatttaaattataagatcaagttaactttatataaaaaaattataaaattaaatttttaatgattttctaattaaattcacctgattatattaaaattattgtttttagatatttcaaCTTGAAAGCCAgctcattcaaaaaaaaaaaaaaaaaaaaggatagaggGGCATGAACCCtcacaattaattaatgaagtGTAGGGAATTTCCGTCTATCTCTTACCAACCATATCTTTTCGTTCGGCTGAAGGGTCAGTGGAAGATACCTCCCCCTATTCATGGTGAAATGCCAGCATAATTGCAGTGGTCTGAACAGCTCCTCCTGTGCAATAGCAGTGGGAGAGGCACCACCACCGCTTAGCATATCCACTTCCAGAAGCAGATGGAAATAGAATAGAAGATCAAGAAAAGGGGCCCTTAAAAATACCTATAAAAATGATAACAAATAGGAAAAAAGGGGCTTTTTTCGAATGAAGTTCCAAGCTTGGGTTCTACTGGGACTTGTATTGCATCAGTGatggacaaaaataaagtaagaaaGAAGGACATGAAATCCTCAAGTAGAAAATTAATGGatcatgataataaaaaaaattgtgtcatGAATTGACAggtttttgtttaataataagCTCAATCATAGAAGCAAAGAAATGATACAGCATCCTGTCATTTCATTTAGATAAACAcatctaatttaaattataaaggaaaacaaaaatatccaCGAGATTTAAGACAACAAATGCCATATTGGAAGGGGGGAAAAAACTCAATCCCCGTCACTAGAATGATGTTCCATGGCTGCAGAATTCAGTCTTCGAAGATTTAATTTCTTTCCAGCTAAATCTTAGTGTATGAATATGTGAAAAACTTCATATTAAATCTGTTCTTTTTAAAGCTGTAGGTCTAGGTTGGGGACTGCCCTATAAAATAAGTCTTTTGTTTATACATGATGAACcatttcatatttaaattagtaaataaaaaaattgagtgcaTGTGTAGAGAATGTGTATTGAAGAGATTGTTTTAGTTTGTATTTCTAGTCCTCAGGACTTGGAACTTCTTGCCCGCACGGTGACCAGGTCCTTGAATTTCCTTATGAAAAAGAATTGATTATGGTGTTGGTTATATTATTGGAGGAGAAGTTGATGAGTGACTACGCGAGAAAATAcccattgacaaaaaaaaataatgcttgatctgcatagaaaaatattgtgtGCATGAAAAGTTTATATGCATGATtcttgaggggaaaaaaacataaaagtgtATGTCAGGATATCATTGGACAATCCAAGAAGGGTCAAGGCTCGAAATACCAAGTTTCTAACTTTCTAATCGATTAGCAGGCTCCAAAAAACCAACAAGTAAGCCGCTTGCAATCTTTAAACGGCATGGGAAGCCAATTCTAGCCTTCAACAATGACCTTCtaagatattatattttattgaaatctttCTGGTGATATTGGAATGTTGTCACCTGGGTTCAACCTCATcattccatttcttttcttttctttcttttcctttgtttttatatgcGTGTTCATTCTCTCCTTCTTTGTTCCTAGCTGTTGGATTTCTTTGCTTTTGTTGCTAGCCATCAGATTTGCAtgaaaattttacatgagttgaCTTGGAATATaagaatgtttttgtttttgcttatgTTTGTATATTTGTTGTGAAGTGAAAATTCTCCACGGCAAAAAAAACACACGAGCAAAAGCAGCAAAAACATGAATCTATTATTCTTGCTcgtgttttttttactgtgaaGGTTATACCTCATAACAAATATGCAAAAAtagaagcaaaaacaaacacaccaaTATATCAGCAGAACCCTTTTTCGTATGATTCACGACAAACTGTCTTGATAGATCTTGTCTCACAGACCTTACAAGTAAAGATCATGGCttgaagaataaaacaaaaatggtCAGGGGAGAGGGGAAAGTGATTCTGCATTTTAAAACCAGCAATAGGGCCCGTCTGAAGTTCTTCAAACACCAGCAACTAAATAATTCTTCATGCAGGTGCATTAACAATTCACAATATCCCACACACAGCCAGAACAATAAAAATAGGATGACTAATGTTCTTTATCTTCCATCGGAGTCaatttaaactttgaaataaacaaaattagccTTAAACACATAATGCATCAGCATGTTCCAGGTGTCCAAAATTAGCCTTAAACACATAATGCATCAGCATGTTCCAGGTGTCCACTTTAAGCTAATAATTTTGATCaagggatttttattttttttaacaaaattgtaAGGAATGACTAACTTTGTCCCAAATTCAAAATCTCAAGgatccaatttatttatttattgaaaatacaaGGTTTAATGTGATTGTCATTGAACCACAAGGACctctactttaaaaaataaaaatgcagccatcaattattttttataaaaagtattttgattgattttttaatatattgctTTGAATGATCCGGCTGTAAAGCGTCGCTTCTTCCACAGGAAAGCAGTAGCAAATGCCACCAGTGGCAATAAGAGTGGAGTGGAAAGTTGGCTTTAGGCACTTTTTCCCTTTTGAGTTGAACACTAATCAAAGACTTTATTACAAAACTTAGATCCTAAGTCTCAAAATCTCTAGTTAGAAACAATTattcttttaacatttttgaATCTTAATTTCATTCATCAATTCTTTTATACTCATCATAACAGTCACATTGTGTTCCTCAATGTAATATAATGAAGTGTACAAAACCATACGTTTTAAGGTTTaagatttataatatatatatttaaaggtTATTGAACTCTTGCTTGTTTCCTCAGTTTTCAACAGAAAAATATCATCTCTTAATAGaaagatagaaaaaagaaaaaaggaaacagATGCACTGATTTAATACATCATTACATTACACAAAGCAATGTATAAGGACAATAATGTACCTCCCAACTTCAACTTACCCTGGAAGTCATCTCATTTTTCTGCTTAGAATAGCCACAGGAAATTAAGCTTTGGACAGATTCAGATCGCACGTAGTTCATCTTCGAatcagaagaaagaagaagaacaatgaCTTCCTCTTTTCCAAGCTGTTCACAAGTGTCCTTAAACAAACCAAAGCAGAAGAAATCGTCATCTGTTGATGCTGTCATCGGCAACAATGACCTTGTCACCCAGATTTTATTGCGTGTGCCTGCAAAATCTGTCCTGAAATTCAAGTTAGTCTCCAAGAAATGGCTATCTATCATCTCCCACCCTAGTTTCGCTTTCCACCACACCCAACTCAATCCTCACACCACCTCTGCTCTCCTCCTCAGAGTATTATTCCTTTTCAAGGAACCATTTATCTACCGTTTTCTTTCTCTTGATGGGAAATCCGTTGTTAATGTTCCCTCCAATTTTCATTGTTTCCATCCCGATAACCCTGGGAGCACGTATATTTCTCAGTCCTGCAATGGCTTGCATTTGTGTTATAGAGGCATTTTCTGTTATATTGAGAGAAATAGATCAACATATGTATTCAATCCTACTACGAGACAATTTGCAGTAATACCTTCTCCACCACCTGGCAATGACATAAGTTTGAGCCAAATTCAATTGGTTTTCGATCCTTTGAAATCGCCTTACTACAAGATCCTTTGCGTCTCCCACTTGGAATCAACGCTTGAGATTTATGTCTACTCATCCGAGACCAAGATTTGGAAGCTTTCTGTGCGCCATGAAGATTACGATATTTCGCCTGCAGGCTTGAGCAATGGTGTTTTTTGGAATGGTGCTGTTCACTGGATTGATCCTGCGGGGAACGGGTTCTGTTTCCTGGTTGATGAAGAATGTCTTCGAGCAATGCCGCATCCTCCACTTCCTGCTTCTTGGGAACTTAACAGCTTCAGGTATTTTGGGGAGTCTGATGGACAATTGCACTTTATTGGGTTATTGACTGGCGAACAAAATCCTGATGTTATGAACATGGGTGTCAATGTTTCTCCTGGTATGTCTGCTGGTCAAATGGCAAGACGTAGAAGTTCCAATGTCGGTTCTCAATTCATTGTTGTATATGCCATGGACAAGGGCTATTCAAATTGGTTTGTCAAGTACTACCTAGATGCGAATGCCATTGCAGTTGCGTATGCGGAGATGATGGAGGACCCCACAGTCTCGCCATGTCTAGTTAACGGATCCATTAATATATCTTCTTTTATCGGGGGAAACAACGAAGAACGGCCATTGCTGGTAATAAACATGCCTGGTGAGATCATATCTTACAGCTTCAAGTGCAAAACATTCAAGAAGCTCTTCAGTTTTCATCCTTGCGAGGACTATATCTGCTCTGCTCTCAAGTACACCGAGACCTTAGCTTGGGTCTAATAGATGTAAGGTGTCCTGTGATTTAAAATCTTCTGAACTTGTTCCAGTATTGAATGCCTGCTAGTTGCAATTGCATTATGATTTAACTTCTTATTGTTGCATTTGAACAGTTTCTTCTAGGCTTGCTGATAAGAGAGGAGGAAAAAACACTAGTTTCTTCAATGCTTTTGactaatcataataaaatagaTCATAAGAGATTAGGGCCAAGTTTCAGGGGCTTAATAGAATTGGATATGATATCCATTATGGCCTACTAAGAATCTGAGATCAATAATTACAACTCCGTCTATAGCATCGAATCTACTCTGCCTCTCTTACCTTTTCCACCTCGtacttggaattaaaaaaagtgATCGATTCCAATTCCTCAGCGGAAATGATTTCCTGCAACCAAGATCTACTCATCCAAATTCTCATAAGATTACCAGCAAAGCTCCTATCAGACTCAAATCTGTATCCAAACACTGGCTTTCTATCATTTCCAGCCATCAATTCTCTAGCCTCCACGCACTCCAAaatcccaacaaaaaaaacttcagGCCTAATCTTGCGGAAATCACTTGAAGAATTCCAATTCCTCTCTTTTGAAAATCCCAATAATTCCAGATCCCCTCCTCCCTTCACTTCCCTTGATTGAGTTCGCAAAGGACCCTGCTGGCGTCAAGATTTTGTAGTCTAGCAACGGGTTGCTCCTCTGTTCAAGGTCATCTAAAATGGGCACAACTTGTTGGCACTATATCTATTAACCCTGCTACCGTTTAGGATTGGATTGTGCTTTCCATGGCTACGAGCTACGTTTTAGATTGAAGTTTGCGGGGGCAAGGATGTTGCTCTCGGCTTTAATTGCCCCGCAAAACAAGTCTGTAAACTACATAAATCCATTAGACATAcatccattaaaaaatttaatgacaaaAGGAAGATACAGTCACATAAATCCATTATATTTCATACTGTTATTTCTTTGGATTATGTTAACTCTGAAAACAACATTTTGAATCCATTCAcggaaaaaaataatggaacTTATCTTTAAATGTATAACGAttccataaataaaatttaataggtaaaaataaaattgttgggTGATTGAAGAGAGCATAAAAattacacacatatataaatatatatttgcggGGTGATATTGGGttttatttctataataatTTGCTCTTTATTATAATGATAttgggttaatttaataattaagaacTATAAATTTATGTTAAGCAGACTCTATTTCATATGCACGATGAAAGTTCAAGCCACACAAAATAAATGATCGATATGATGTACAAGATTACACGTAATTTTATATGCCCGGTTTTGGTcacatgtaattttattttatttacaagatTACAAACGTACTAAAGACTTATGTTGGATACTtctagtaattaattaaaaattagtagTGAAAATCATTGTTACTCTTCTCATAAATTACTGtttattgtaataatattttatttttatttttagtattaaattttttaaaaattgagttttataatttattttgatttattttttattatttcagtcTCATAACACGTGTCATAAATCATGCAAATTAATCTAATTGACTTGGGtattttttgatcattttttgtaattttttttaaattttatccttcataatttattttggttttctttctataaagttatctcaatctcatgaacCGAGTcaaaggtttgacgggttaaatCAAGTTGACtcggggttttttttgttcttttttaattgattttttttaatttcatcatttaatgctggattgattgggaattgagtttcataatttttattaattttctttttgttgggttatctcagtctcatgatcCAGGTTTAGCAAGTTAACCCaggttgactcgggtttttttatctcctttttctagttgattgtttttaattttattctttaatattgggttattgataattgagtttcaatatgttttttatttttattttctttctatgaggttattgtGATCCTGTGATTCAGGTCATAGATTTTACATGTTAACGTGGATTGACCCGGATCAATCAAATATGTtttcatctcaatttgttttttttaatatcgtcttgaaatatttttagtcaaactatttttttccgGTTGTCTAAATTGCATCTGGACTTGCTATAATAACAAGcttatatcaaatcaatttttatacaatttaatttttttccttcatgaaaatacattaatatctggattttttaaaaaaaataatcctttttttattattaatgttggtATCCAGGCTAACTTGCGTGTACCTTGACTAATTTCATGGAcctaaagttaatgaccatataagctTCTAGTGATCctgaaaaaactcaaaattataattattaaaaattaaatttaagatttgaCCAATTAATCTAGCCTTGGTgttatttcctttccttcttaTTTAGTATCCTTTAAATACCCTTTTCAACTCAAAACTTCcttacaaaatcaaattttcaaatcaaaaccaTGTTACGTGGCATCAATTATTAAAGACTATTTAACCATCTAAGTGGTAGTTTAATagtaagagtttgggaccaaAAGGTTTGTTCCTTTTGTGGTCTTAGGTTCGAaccatgtggttgctcatatgatggtcactgatgcttatatggtcgttaacttaaggcccgtgaaattagtcgaggtgcgcgtaagctgacccggacacccacgttaaactaaaaaaaaagttattaaagactatttttctcaaaatctaACCATAAATGACATGAGTAATTGGAGTAGTTTCTTAATATCTACCAGGAAAAAGTCAGATggtccaaaataataaaaagttaaaacttATTGACCCAATCTAACAATTCATTGAAAGTTCATGCACCAATTTGATATTTCCCTCTAACAtagacaaatatatatatatattctatgcaAGAGACTCAAACATATTTGGCTTTCTTAATCACAAAGATACATCAAACCACAGATAATATGAGATCGAAATCTTTCTAGTGAGTCTAATTTATTCCACGAAGAGAGAGGGAAAAGGAACAAACGAAGAAAGGGTGGCGAGGTTGAAATTCTTAAGACAGAAACATCTCATCCAGCTAAAAGTATccaaagaaagaggaaaaagaaaaaagaaaggtgaAAACAAGATTCTTCTCCGTCTGACAGATTCCAGATTTCTAGGCGTAAGTTTCTATGTTtcaagaattcttttttttttttttttcattttcattggtTTTCTCTCATTCCCAATTCCTCCCCTCAGGTTTTTTGCCCTTTCTCTCTTTGAATCTACtataataaagatttttttttcttcttgaattaGATTCAGATTTAGAGCACCccaattcattatttttcaagaaaaaagcccccccccccaatttattttatttaatatgatgTAGCAAGCAACCCCTTTTGTTGAATTCTCTCtcccatttttatttatttcttgtaaaAATGTTCTCTTTTTAATTC
The Populus nigra chromosome 3, ddPopNigr1.1, whole genome shotgun sequence genome window above contains:
- the LOC133687793 gene encoding F-box protein At5g07610-like; this encodes MTSSFPSCSQVSLNKPKQKKSSSVDAVIGNNDLVTQILLRVPAKSVLKFKLVSKKWLSIISHPSFAFHHTQLNPHTTSALLLRVLFLFKEPFIYRFLSLDGKSVVNVPSNFHCFHPDNPGSTYISQSCNGLHLCYRGIFCYIERNRSTYVFNPTTRQFAVIPSPPPGNDISLSQIQLVFDPLKSPYYKILCVSHLESTLEIYVYSSETKIWKLSVRHEDYDISPAGLSNGVFWNGAVHWIDPAGNGFCFLVDEECLRAMPHPPLPASWELNSFRYFGESDGQLHFIGLLTGEQNPDVMNMGVNVSPGMSAGQMARRRSSNVGSQFIVVYAMDKGYSNWFVKYYLDANAIAVAYAEMMEDPTVSPCLVNGSINISSFIGGNNEERPLLVINMPGEIISYSFKCKTFKKLFSFHPCEDYICSALKYTETLAWV